From the genome of Mya arenaria isolate MELC-2E11 chromosome 5, ASM2691426v1:
tgttatcattcataaatatataacattacgCTATAAAACTataatgttgattttgtttCAGGTTGCCGCCAACCGTTGTCATTCCCAAAGGAAAAATTGGAAGCCAAGATGTCTGTctggttttcatttaaaaatgtgtttccgtactagaaaatgtgtttttcagaCTGACAGTACCTTTATATAGTCACTCCATCATAACCTAGTTATCTTTCATTgaacttactaaataattcacTACTCCCATTCCCCCAGGGGTGGAGCTGGCTGAGTCCCCAGCCtcagaaaattaatatttgagTAAGTATGATTTACGTGGTAACTGCTTTAGGCGAATAATTGTTCAAGCTAGCGCTGTGATTATTGACTTTTCAGACACATTGTATGTTATTCAGATCAATACCTTTACAGTGACACCATTTGATGCAACAACAGTTAACCATAGCATTGTTCGAACATTCGTTGTAGAATCATGATTATTAAGGTATCGCGTACAAATATAGATTTGTTATTGTCAAACGATACATACAACGTTTCAGATACCAACTTTAGATGTCGGTTCAAAAGGGTGCCAGAAAGGCCCGTCCAAAAAAGGCCCATTGTCAGAAAGGCCCGGTCCAAGAAGGCCCAGTATCATAAAGGCCCGGTTCAAAAAGACCTAATGGCAGAGAGGCCGGTACAAAAAGAGCCAGTGCCGGAAAGTCCCGATCCAAGAAAAGCCAGTAACAAAAAGGCCCGTTCCAAAAAGACCCAGTGCCAGAAAGGCCCGGTCAAAAAGAGCCAGTGCCGGAAAGTCTCGGTCCAAAAGGGCCCAGTGCCAGAAGGGCCCGATCCAAAAAGGCTCAGTGTCGGAAAGGCCCGATCCAAAAAGGCCCTATACCAGAAAGGTCCGGTCCCAAAAGGCCCAGTGCCTGAAAGGCCCGGTCAAAATTTTAGAATGCCAAAAGGCCCGGTCCAAAATGGCCGAGTGCCTGAAAGGCCCGGTCCAAAATGGCCCAGTGCCGGAAAGGCCCGGTCAAAAAGGCCAAATGCCAGAAAGGCCCGGTCCAAAATGGTCCAATGCCAGAAAGGCCCGGTCCAAAATGGCCGAGTGAATGAAAGGCCCGGTCCAAAAAGGCCAAATGCAAGAAAGGCCCGGTCCAAAATTGTCCAATGCCAGAAAGGCCCGGTCCAAAATGGCTCAGTGCCGGAAAGGCCTGGTGCCAAAAAGACTCAGTGCCAGAAGACCCGGTTCAAAAAGACCCAATGTCGGAATGGCCCGGTTCAAAAAGACCCAGTGTCAGAAAGGCCCGTTTCAAAAAGACCTAGTGGCAGAGAGGCCCGGTCCAAAATGGCCCAGTGCCAGAATGGCCCGGTCCAAAAAGACCCAGTGTCATAAAGGCCTGGTTCAAAAAGACCTAGAGACAGAGAGGCCCGGTCCAAAATTGCCCAGTGCCAAAATGGCCCGGTCCAAAAAGACCCAGTACCGGAAACGCCCTATCCAAAAAGGCCCAGTACGGGAACTGTCCGGTGCAAAAAGACCCAGTGCCAGAAAGGCTCGGTGCGAAAAGGCGAAAACttcaaaaatttgaaaaagaaatttgaTAACATTAAATTGGGATACAAAagaatgtttatttgatttaagaTTTAGTTTATCTTTTTCTGCCTCTTAACCCCACCACCTAGCACTATTTTTAGCATCTACGTTTTCCAGCGAGGCCTATCATTTCATTACTGTGTTTTGCGAAAATTCCAGGGACTCTCCTAAAGAATTTCAATTGgcaatgatgtttttaaattttgttgaaattaagttcatttacttacttttatatttatcattttaatctgGTTGTAAAGATCATATAAGGGACTCGAACATAGAGTTTCTGTTGGCCACgatgtttttaaactttgttaatattgaattattttactcattttttaatatatatcatttgataCTGGCTGTTAAAAAACACCCCAATGTCTCTCACGTAGAGTTTATTTTGGCCACgatgtttttaaacatactttttttctttaagctCGATAAGCTGATAgtttatagaatcactctctcgagtccgtttcctagcagaaaccagtactgtgttgtttttttagagGTCGTGAGTAAAATATATACCCCtggaacccacaacctcttgggtgaggggcgggcacctataccactagaccactatcaCCCTATTGGTAACTTTAGAGTTCTTTACTGAAACTGTTGatgatgtttttatcattattatatataaattattcacTTTTTACACGAACTCATTTTTTCCATGTCTGAATGTATAAGAATATGCGCGTGTCCCTTTAAATCAGCAAGAATCCTTTCTACTGCGGGGTTTTGGCTCCAAGAAAGGAATGATCAGGCGTAAAGAAAAATCAATGTTCGTTTTCACTAACCTACCAACCGTACTTTTTCATCCCGACCCTTCACCCTTTTTGCCGTAGTATGGATTTGTTTTTCGAAATTTCATAAAAGGTGTGCATTGTTTGAGtgaaaatgttaaagttttaccattttattttaaaaaaatttcTACAAAAGTTATAGACCCTGATTGATAAACAAGTAGCTTGGTTTGGTACAGGGTCCGggtttttagagaaaaaaatgttatgtctaCCTACATATCCTATTTTAATTGGCAATGtaagtgaaacaaaataaaattgacaacgGCATAgataaataatttcttttagTGAAATATGTTCATGAAATCATTTAGTGGCCTTATTCAAATACGATGTAACATACTTAGCAAGTAATTGATTACATTACAAAacttgtataatatataaaagtcATTTTGTCAACGTTATGTATCGCGGAAATCCTTTTAACGAAGATTATAGCAATTTGCACAGCTGAATAAGTTTTGTAAATACAGAAATTTGACAAGAAATCTACGCTCAGATCTATATAACATTTCACGAACGAGATCTTTTTACGCAACATGattctattaaaatatacaaaggCTCAAATCTCTCGTGTTTCTGGCTCCAtatcaaatttgacatgttCCGTCCGAAATGTCATCACTATCCGCCAACTACTCAAGGTTTATGAATGACAGAACTGTCAAAAGTTTGTTAAAAAGGCGTCAATAAAACACCAGATGATTGTTCGTCGCGTTTGATCACTAAAGCGCAAAGTAATCTTTGAATATCATCGCGACAGAGTTTGGCTATCTTGAAACACacttatttaaattaacaagaaGATGTACGATCGGTGATTCACTGTCTGTTCAACTTGGTGATCGGACTAGTCGATATCGCAAAGGTCAAGAGACTTTGGTAAAACTGaatttgcatcaaaaacatttaagagAGATGTTgccattgttaattttatttgttcaatttcaatttcagtaTCCTTTGGTCTCCTTTATCAGATCCAAGAAAACCCCAAAACGCCTCAGAGAAAGAATGAAAGGTCGAGACAAGACGCTCTTGACTTGCTTGCCAAATGTTAAACAAGAACAAAGAAATCGTATCTACAAGTGGTGATGTTTGTTGTTTCTTATGCCTTTGTACTAaacccaaatt
Proteins encoded in this window:
- the LOC128235612 gene encoding uncharacterized protein LOC128235612; translation: MIIKVSRTNIDLLLSNDTYNVSDTNFRCRFKRVPERPVQKRPIVRKARSKKAQYHKGPVQKDLMAERPVQKEPVPESPDPRKASNKKARSKKTQCQKGPVKKSQCRKVSVQKGPVPEGPDPKRLSVGKARSKKALYQKGPVPKGPVPERPGQNFRMPKGPVQNGRVPERPGPKWPSAGKARSKRPNARKARSKMVQCQKGPVQNGRVNERPGPKRPNARKARSKIVQCQKGPVQNGSVPERPGAKKTQCQKTRFKKTQCRNGPVQKDPVSERPVSKRPSGREARSKMAQCQNGPVQKDPVS